A single Notoacmeibacter ruber DNA region contains:
- the rpsT gene encoding 30S ribosomal protein S20, giving the protein MANTPSAKKATRKIATRTAINKSRRTRMRTYVRKVEEAIASGDKDAAQEALRAAQPQIMRAANRGIIHKNAASRKVSRLSHRIKTIDA; this is encoded by the coding sequence ATGGCCAATACGCCATCGGCCAAGAAGGCCACTCGCAAGATCGCCACGCGTACTGCGATCAACAAGTCCCGCCGCACCCGCATGCGCACCTACGTCCGCAAGGTCGAAGAGGCGATTGCTTCCGGCGACAAGGATGCCGCGCAGGAAGCTCTTCGCGCTGCGCAGCCGCAGATCATGCGTGCCGCCAATCGCGGGATCATTCATAAGAACGCAGCCTCGCGGAAGGTGTCACGCCTGTCGCATCGGATCAAAACGATCGACGCCTGA
- the cpaB gene encoding Flp pilus assembly protein CpaB, producing MKSSQIIVLAVALVAAIGAGILARNFIAAPEPAPQPQVTQSQPSEPAPPPVKVEEVLVVTEPIGVGEALTVEQMRWQEWPAEVVDPSYITKANEPNAIDKLKQTTVRVPLTTGEPVRKNRLVGFGKNYMSSVLPKGMRALAVRISSESTGGGFVLPNDYVDLMGVRKAEDGTITTNIILENVRVLAIDQFFKQGPDGPQNSIGQTATLELSPEEVKLVTVAQQTYDQLSLVLRSVKDVGVRPPLPPLTQREDGQSSSVRLIKGGKSSN from the coding sequence ATGAAGTCGTCGCAAATTATCGTTTTGGCTGTCGCGCTGGTCGCCGCTATCGGCGCCGGCATTCTTGCCAGGAACTTCATCGCCGCACCTGAACCCGCCCCTCAGCCACAAGTGACGCAGTCGCAGCCGAGCGAGCCTGCACCTCCGCCGGTCAAGGTGGAGGAGGTACTGGTTGTGACCGAGCCCATCGGCGTCGGCGAAGCACTCACCGTCGAGCAGATGCGCTGGCAGGAATGGCCGGCCGAAGTCGTCGACCCCAGCTACATCACCAAGGCGAACGAGCCGAACGCCATCGATAAGCTGAAGCAGACGACCGTGCGGGTGCCTCTGACGACGGGCGAGCCCGTCCGCAAGAACCGATTGGTGGGTTTCGGCAAAAACTATATGAGTTCGGTTCTTCCGAAGGGTATGCGCGCCCTGGCCGTGCGCATCTCCAGCGAGAGCACGGGCGGCGGTTTCGTCCTGCCGAACGACTATGTCGACCTGATGGGTGTCAGGAAGGCGGAAGACGGTACGATCACCACCAATATCATTCTGGAGAATGTTCGTGTTCTGGCGATCGATCAGTTCTTCAAGCAGGGGCCCGACGGGCCTCAGAACAGCATCGGCCAAACCGCTACTCTGGAGCTTTCGCCGGAAGAGGTGAAGCTCGTGACGGTCGCTCAGCAGACTTACGATCAGCTCTCGCTGGTCCTGCGCTCGGTCAAGGATGTTGGCGTACGTCCTCCCTTGCCGCCGCTGACACAGCGCGAGGACGGACAATCCTCATCGGTGCGTCTCATCAAGGGAGGCAAGTCGTCGAACTGA
- a CDS encoding type II secretion system F family protein codes for MFGLPLTVLALIALVGVAAGGVAYALLFNRIEEQKKADRRFDHVRRQETDQNVVRASRDRVNDAVRRRKSIQETLNQLEEKNKAKGVAPGKKPPMKLMIKQAGISTSLTTIHVVSVVIGVVLAGLLYLFQLVPLFVLPGVLLAAGLGLPRWYVSWQRNRRINQFLDRFADALEVIARGVRSGLPLPDCIHLIASESPEPVRTEFRRVIERMNVGLSLPEAIGKMPETMPCPEANFFGIVIQIQAQAGGNLSEAIGNLATVLRDRKKMKAKVQALSMEAKASAYIIGSLPIIVAGLIFMISPGYIMPLFTDPTGHIALAIAAVMMAMGIFVMKKMMNFEV; via the coding sequence ATGTTCGGTCTTCCGCTCACGGTTCTGGCCCTGATCGCTCTTGTCGGCGTGGCGGCAGGCGGCGTCGCCTATGCTCTGCTTTTCAATCGTATCGAAGAGCAGAAGAAGGCGGATCGCCGGTTTGACCATGTCAGGCGGCAGGAGACCGATCAGAATGTCGTGCGGGCAAGTCGCGACCGCGTCAATGACGCCGTGCGCCGCCGCAAGTCGATTCAGGAAACGCTCAATCAGCTCGAAGAGAAGAACAAGGCAAAAGGCGTTGCCCCCGGCAAGAAACCGCCCATGAAGCTGATGATCAAACAGGCGGGTATCTCGACCTCGCTGACGACCATCCATGTCGTCTCCGTCGTAATCGGCGTGGTCTTAGCAGGCCTGCTCTATCTCTTCCAACTCGTCCCGCTTTTCGTGCTGCCGGGCGTGCTGCTGGCTGCGGGGCTGGGGCTGCCCCGCTGGTATGTGAGCTGGCAGCGTAATCGCCGTATCAATCAGTTTCTCGACCGCTTTGCCGATGCGCTCGAAGTCATCGCACGCGGTGTCCGTTCCGGCTTGCCGCTGCCGGACTGCATTCATTTGATCGCATCAGAGTCGCCGGAACCTGTACGGACCGAGTTCCGGCGCGTCATCGAGCGTATGAATGTCGGGCTTTCGCTCCCGGAGGCCATCGGCAAGATGCCCGAGACCATGCCGTGCCCCGAAGCCAATTTCTTCGGTATCGTCATTCAGATTCAGGCGCAGGCCGGCGGCAACCTCTCCGAGGCGATCGGTAACCTCGCCACGGTGCTGCGAGACCGCAAGAAGATGAAAGCGAAGGTGCAGGCGCTTTCAATGGAAGCCAAGGCTTCAGCCTACATTATCGGCTCGCTGCCGATCATCGTGGCTGGACTGATTTTCATGATCTCCCCCGGCTATATCATGCCGCTTTTCACCGATCCGACCGGCCATATCGCGCTGGCGATCGCAGCGGTGATGATGGCGATGGGCATCTTCGTCATGAAGAAAATGATGAATTTCGAGGTATAG
- a CDS encoding AAA family ATPase encodes MSLEPHYDQNDPEASSSERERERLEQARPIPRITIHAWCDSAGVQRPIERAAEDRRMARAHVMVHGGGVQAAMEHYAQNTTPNLLLVETRVEPEYIMQQLSGLADVCDPSTRVVVIGHFNDVALYREMMRNGISEYMVAPVSLADLIATIESIYSSENEAPIGRTIAFVGAKGGVGASTLAHNIAWSVTTLFDNDVVIADMDLAFGTANINFDQDPAQGIAEAVFTPERVDETYLDRLLAKCSERLSLLAAPSTMERVYDFDEAAFAPIVEVMQATTPTVILDVPHGWHGWTRRTLAEADEVVVVATPELTNLRNTKNFVDTLKRLRPNDPPPHLILNQVGMPKRPEIDPEDFLEPLGISSFVTIPFDPQLFGTAATNGQMLAEMNPSHAVVQKFDELAHVLTGRREVKSSQAGMLNSILKKLKGK; translated from the coding sequence ATGTCGCTAGAGCCACATTACGACCAGAATGATCCCGAGGCGTCTTCTTCGGAACGCGAGAGAGAGCGCCTGGAACAGGCGAGGCCGATACCGCGCATTACCATTCACGCCTGGTGCGACTCCGCCGGAGTTCAGCGGCCTATAGAGCGCGCGGCTGAAGATCGCCGGATGGCGCGGGCTCATGTCATGGTCCACGGCGGTGGCGTACAGGCCGCCATGGAACACTACGCTCAAAATACCACGCCGAACCTGCTTCTGGTCGAGACACGGGTCGAGCCGGAATACATCATGCAGCAGCTTTCCGGGCTGGCGGATGTTTGCGATCCATCCACGCGCGTCGTCGTGATCGGCCATTTCAACGATGTCGCGCTCTACCGCGAAATGATGCGCAACGGGATCTCCGAATACATGGTTGCGCCGGTCTCCCTGGCAGATCTGATTGCCACGATCGAGAGTATCTATTCTTCGGAAAACGAGGCGCCGATCGGCCGTACGATCGCTTTTGTGGGCGCGAAAGGCGGCGTTGGTGCCTCAACGCTTGCCCATAATATCGCCTGGTCCGTGACGACACTCTTCGACAATGACGTCGTCATCGCGGATATGGATCTCGCTTTCGGCACCGCGAACATCAATTTTGATCAGGATCCGGCGCAGGGCATAGCTGAAGCGGTTTTTACGCCTGAACGCGTCGACGAGACCTATCTCGACCGGCTGCTTGCCAAGTGTTCGGAACGATTGTCGCTTCTCGCCGCGCCGTCCACGATGGAGCGAGTCTACGATTTCGACGAGGCGGCCTTCGCGCCGATCGTCGAGGTCATGCAGGCAACGACGCCGACCGTCATCCTCGATGTACCCCATGGCTGGCATGGATGGACGCGCCGTACGCTGGCCGAGGCGGATGAAGTGGTCGTCGTGGCGACGCCCGAACTGACCAATCTGCGCAACACCAAAAATTTCGTCGATACGCTGAAACGGCTCCGGCCAAACGATCCGCCGCCGCATCTCATCCTCAATCAGGTGGGGATGCCGAAACGGCCGGAAATCGATCCGGAAGACTTTCTTGAGCCTCTGGGCATCTCGTCCTTTGTGACCATCCCGTTCGATCCGCAGCTTTTCGGCACGGCCGCTACCAACGGCCAGATGCTCGCTGAGATGAATCCGAGCCATGCGGTTGTCCAGAAGTTTGACGAATTGGCGCATGTGCTGACGGGGCGCCGCGAGGTGAAGTCGTCTCAGGCCGGCATGTTGAATTCGATTTTGAAGAAGTTGAAGGGCAAGTAA
- a CDS encoding type II and III secretion system protein family protein — MKRTVSWTRRLAVILLAGTMGLTPAVTPSMAQGVNILSTSTDQEVKLGLDKSIVVDLPEDATDILVANPEVADAVTRTSRRIYFFGKKVGRTNIFVFGNGGRQIASFDLVIERDVAGLESYLRRFLPDANINAEIINDNVVLTGTVRSPLDASKAEQLATIYVTGGEATGGEVIASDVNGLTQERTSSIVNLLELVGQDQVMLRVTVAEVTRRALKDLGVNLSVNSATARSAFNLTGTSQSGNLTLGGSGTIGGYELDATLNALEQNGVMRTVAEPTLVAVSGRAAQFQVGAEGTVTVAGEDSSSTESVDYGVTLNFTPTVLAEGRIALQIETELNEPTNELTIEAGQNATVQQRKTRSASTEVEMSSGGTMMIAGLIRDQFAIDQNRTPGLGRIPIFGTLFRERNYERTETELVVIVRPFLVRQTSPDQIRRPDHGFEPAADGAQNFLGRVNRLYGVARKQSTLPAWRGNIGYIYK, encoded by the coding sequence ATGAAGCGCACCGTCTCCTGGACCCGGCGGCTGGCCGTAATCCTTTTGGCCGGTACGATGGGCCTAACGCCGGCGGTGACACCGTCCATGGCGCAAGGCGTCAATATTCTCAGCACATCCACCGATCAGGAGGTCAAGCTCGGTCTCGACAAATCCATCGTGGTGGATCTGCCGGAGGATGCGACCGACATTCTCGTGGCCAATCCCGAAGTCGCCGATGCCGTGACGCGGACATCGCGTCGGATCTATTTCTTCGGCAAGAAAGTGGGACGCACGAACATTTTCGTCTTCGGAAATGGCGGACGTCAGATCGCTTCCTTCGATCTTGTGATCGAGCGGGATGTGGCGGGCCTGGAAAGCTATCTCCGTCGTTTTCTGCCGGACGCCAATATCAATGCGGAGATCATCAACGACAACGTGGTGCTGACCGGAACCGTTCGGTCGCCTCTCGATGCCTCGAAGGCGGAGCAACTGGCGACGATCTACGTCACCGGAGGCGAGGCCACGGGCGGCGAAGTGATCGCCAGCGATGTCAACGGCCTGACCCAAGAGCGGACCTCCTCGATCGTCAATCTTCTCGAACTTGTCGGTCAGGATCAGGTCATGCTGCGCGTGACCGTCGCCGAGGTGACGCGCCGCGCCCTGAAGGATCTCGGCGTGAACCTCTCGGTCAACAGTGCGACCGCCCGCAGCGCCTTCAATCTGACCGGAACGTCTCAGTCGGGCAATCTCACGCTTGGCGGTTCCGGCACGATCGGCGGCTACGAACTCGATGCGACCTTGAATGCTCTTGAGCAGAACGGCGTCATGCGAACGGTAGCCGAGCCAACCCTGGTCGCCGTTTCCGGGCGTGCTGCGCAGTTCCAGGTCGGTGCCGAAGGTACGGTGACGGTCGCAGGCGAGGACAGTTCGTCCACCGAGTCGGTCGATTACGGCGTGACGCTCAACTTCACCCCAACCGTTCTGGCAGAGGGTCGCATCGCCCTTCAGATCGAGACCGAACTGAACGAACCCACCAATGAGTTGACCATCGAAGCGGGCCAGAACGCAACCGTCCAGCAGCGCAAGACGCGCAGTGCCTCAACGGAAGTGGAGATGTCCTCCGGCGGCACCATGATGATCGCCGGCCTTATCCGCGACCAGTTTGCGATCGACCAGAACAGGACGCCGGGCCTCGGCCGGATACCGATCTTCGGCACGCTTTTCCGCGAGCGGAACTATGAGCGCACCGAGACCGAACTGGTTGTCATCGTCCGGCCTTTTCTGGTCCGGCAGACAAGCCCCGATCAGATCCGGCGGCCCGATCACGGCTTCGAGCCGGCGGCCGACGGCGCGCAGAATTTTCTCGGCCGCGTGAATCGCCTCTACGGGGTGGCACGCAAGCAGAGCACATTGCCGGCCTGGCGCGGCAATATCGGCTACATTTACAAGTAA
- a CDS encoding TadE/TadG family type IV pilus assembly protein — MAATEFAIVAPVLLIAYLGSVELAAGIDVAKKVNRSAGVVADLVAQGDTFSAAELGELIDIGMANIQPYNRSNPTIAVYGIEMQKVGGSVVASVAWSVARTKGGTLSQPVAAGTQLSDVPANLLIDDTFLVRTITNLNYKSMSLGATEYTGNLDGISLSETANFRPRYEDEIDCTNCDTLP, encoded by the coding sequence GTGGCGGCGACCGAATTTGCGATTGTCGCCCCGGTTCTGCTGATTGCCTATCTCGGTTCGGTCGAATTGGCCGCGGGTATCGATGTGGCAAAAAAGGTCAATCGCTCTGCGGGCGTGGTGGCCGACCTCGTGGCCCAGGGCGACACGTTCAGTGCCGCCGAACTGGGTGAGCTGATCGATATTGGGATGGCCAATATCCAGCCTTACAATCGGTCCAACCCGACAATCGCGGTTTACGGAATAGAGATGCAGAAGGTCGGCGGCTCGGTCGTCGCATCTGTCGCCTGGTCCGTCGCAAGGACGAAGGGCGGCACGCTCAGTCAACCCGTGGCAGCGGGCACCCAATTGTCCGACGTGCCCGCGAACCTTTTGATTGATGACACCTTCCTCGTGCGGACCATCACCAATCTCAACTACAAATCCATGTCATTGGGTGCGACGGAATATACCGGCAACCTCGACGGCATCTCCCTCAGCGAAACCGCCAATTTCCGTCCCCGCTACGAAGACGAAATCGACTGCACGAATTGCGACACACTGCCCTAG
- a CDS encoding pilus assembly protein N-terminal domain-containing protein, giving the protein MRRAIAFTLSTVGLFLFSSLGQAAEGIAIDKGNARIVKLVEAAETVIIGEPAIADVAVKDSKTLVLTGRTYGSTNLVVFNAAGEPIVDQPIIVSRQGKGSVRLYRRSDVEMMTCMPVCEADTIGGDDDSDG; this is encoded by the coding sequence ATGCGCCGCGCCATTGCTTTCACACTCTCTACTGTCGGTCTGTTCTTGTTCTCCTCCCTTGGACAGGCAGCCGAAGGGATTGCGATCGACAAAGGCAATGCGCGTATCGTGAAACTGGTTGAAGCGGCGGAAACGGTCATCATCGGTGAGCCGGCCATCGCCGATGTTGCAGTCAAGGATTCCAAAACACTGGTCCTGACCGGCCGTACCTACGGAAGCACCAATCTTGTTGTCTTCAATGCAGCCGGCGAACCAATCGTCGATCAGCCGATCATTGTCAGCCGCCAAGGCAAGGGATCCGTTCGGCTCTATCGTCGGTCCGATGTGGAAATGATGACATGCATGCCGGTTTGCGAAGCCGACACGATCGGCGGAGATGACGACAGCGACGGATAG
- a CDS encoding A24 family peptidase: protein MIDAAILVIFPLCMIWAAISDTLSMTIANRVSLLLIVGFFALAVMVGMPFADIALHAVVFASVLAVTFALFAFGSMGGGDAKMLAASALWIGWGEPLLFYLLIAAIAGGAVTLAVLVFRRNEAVRFLAGRVLGPQIEAPAYLEDHKSGVPYGIALGFAGLMVFPETPLAQIAITSLAFG, encoded by the coding sequence ATGATCGATGCCGCAATATTGGTGATCTTTCCTTTGTGCATGATCTGGGCGGCCATCAGCGACACCCTGTCGATGACGATCGCCAATCGCGTATCTCTGCTTTTGATTGTCGGTTTTTTTGCCCTTGCCGTCATGGTTGGCATGCCGTTTGCCGATATCGCTCTTCATGCGGTGGTCTTTGCCAGCGTTCTTGCCGTGACGTTTGCGCTATTTGCCTTCGGCTCGATGGGCGGCGGCGATGCCAAGATGCTGGCCGCATCGGCGCTCTGGATCGGTTGGGGCGAACCACTTCTCTTCTATCTTCTGATCGCAGCGATTGCGGGAGGCGCGGTAACGCTCGCCGTCCTCGTTTTCCGGCGCAACGAGGCTGTGCGGTTCCTTGCCGGGCGGGTCCTCGGTCCGCAGATCGAAGCGCCGGCCTATCTCGAAGATCACAAAAGCGGCGTGCCTTACGGAATTGCCCTCGGCTTCGCCGGTCTGATGGTTTTTCCGGAGACGCCTTTGGCCCAGATCGCCATTACTAGCCTGGCCTTCGGTTGA
- a CDS encoding TadE/TadG family type IV pilus assembly protein, with protein MSSNKIHPRPRQAPTETRFWRNRSGATAIEFSFLILPFLVLVFSIIEVSLGFASGQLLANGSEKVVRQIRTGQQTVVTDSWVKSEICKSLSLLSGSNCENEIAIYLQSQTGFSAAASASQISFKADGSIDTTGWGISAGGASTIHTLKAVYPRPTMIDLISLVAPNVQMEFFYTSTWRNEPY; from the coding sequence ATGAGTTCGAACAAGATCCATCCACGACCGCGCCAAGCCCCCACGGAGACCCGCTTCTGGCGGAACCGATCCGGCGCAACCGCGATCGAGTTCTCGTTTCTCATCCTGCCTTTCCTCGTTCTGGTCTTCTCCATCATCGAAGTCTCGCTTGGCTTCGCATCGGGTCAGTTGCTAGCCAATGGAAGCGAAAAGGTTGTCAGGCAGATCCGCACGGGCCAACAGACCGTCGTGACCGACAGTTGGGTCAAGTCGGAAATCTGCAAGAGCCTCTCGCTTCTCAGCGGTTCCAATTGCGAGAACGAGATTGCCATCTATCTGCAAAGCCAGACAGGTTTCTCCGCCGCCGCTAGCGCTTCACAGATATCGTTCAAAGCTGACGGCTCCATTGATACGACCGGCTGGGGCATCAGCGCCGGCGGCGCTTCAACGATACACACGTTAAAAGCGGTCTATCCCCGTCCCACCATGATCGATCTCATCAGCCTGGTCGCGCCGAACGTCCAGATGGAATTCTTCTACACGTCGACCTGGCGAAACGAGCCCTATTGA
- a CDS encoding CpaF family protein — translation MFGKKAGDTARRNAPDFRVPSGDALTKEKPAEPKPKASPSVSKTAPPAARPARRPSPRNESYYDTKSQVFSALIDTIDLSQLARLDADAAREEIRDIVNDIIAIKNFAMSIAEQEDLLEDICNDVLGFGPLEPLLARDDIADIMVNGAKDVYIEVSGRTERTDVQFRDNQQLLNICQRIVSQVGRRVDESSPICDARLMDGSRVNVIAPPLAIDGAALTIRKFKKDKLTLEELVRFGSISPEGAEVLKIIGRVRCNTIISGGTGSGKTTLLNCLTRYIDTNERIITCEDSAELQLQQPHVVRLETRPPNLEGEGQVTMTDLVKNCLRMRPERIIVGEVRGPEVFDLLQAMNTGHDGSMGTIHANTPRECLSRMESMIAMGGWSLPQKTVREIIVGSVDVVVQAARMRDGSRRITQITEVLGMEGDVIITQDLMKYEIKGEDAQGRIIGEHAGCGIGRPGFWDRARYYGEEKRLAEALEQLEKSRSDR, via the coding sequence ATGTTTGGCAAGAAGGCAGGGGACACGGCAAGGCGGAATGCTCCCGATTTCCGGGTGCCTTCCGGTGACGCGCTCACGAAAGAGAAGCCGGCGGAACCCAAGCCGAAGGCCAGTCCCTCTGTGTCCAAGACCGCGCCGCCTGCGGCCCGGCCCGCACGCCGTCCTTCGCCGCGCAACGAATCCTACTACGACACCAAGAGCCAGGTCTTCTCGGCCCTGATCGACACGATCGATCTGTCGCAGCTTGCGCGTCTCGACGCGGATGCGGCTCGAGAAGAAATTCGCGATATCGTCAACGATATCATTGCGATCAAGAATTTCGCGATGAGCATCGCCGAGCAGGAAGACCTGCTTGAAGACATCTGCAACGATGTCCTTGGTTTTGGCCCGCTGGAGCCGCTTCTGGCGCGCGACGACATTGCCGATATCATGGTCAATGGCGCCAAGGACGTCTATATCGAGGTCTCCGGCCGGACCGAACGCACGGACGTCCAGTTTCGCGATAATCAGCAATTGCTCAATATCTGCCAGCGGATCGTCAGTCAGGTCGGCCGCCGCGTCGATGAAAGTTCGCCGATATGTGACGCCCGCCTCATGGACGGCAGCCGCGTCAACGTGATTGCGCCGCCACTGGCCATCGACGGGGCCGCGCTCACCATTCGTAAATTCAAGAAGGACAAGCTGACGCTCGAAGAGCTCGTGCGTTTCGGCTCGATCTCACCGGAAGGGGCAGAGGTTCTCAAGATCATCGGCCGCGTTCGCTGCAATACGATCATCTCCGGCGGTACCGGTTCGGGCAAGACGACGCTGCTCAACTGTCTGACCCGATACATCGATACCAATGAGCGCATCATCACCTGTGAGGACTCCGCGGAACTGCAGTTGCAGCAGCCTCACGTTGTCCGCCTCGAGACACGCCCGCCGAATCTTGAAGGCGAGGGCCAGGTGACGATGACCGATCTGGTCAAGAACTGTCTGCGTATGCGGCCCGAGCGGATCATCGTCGGTGAGGTCCGCGGGCCGGAGGTCTTCGACCTCCTTCAGGCAATGAACACCGGCCATGATGGCTCCATGGGTACCATCCACGCCAATACGCCGCGTGAATGTCTGAGCCGTATGGAATCGATGATTGCAATGGGCGGATGGTCGCTGCCGCAGAAGACTGTGCGCGAGATCATCGTCGGCTCGGTCGATGTGGTCGTTCAGGCCGCGCGAATGCGCGATGGCTCGCGCCGGATCACCCAGATCACCGAGGTGCTGGGTATGGAAGGCGACGTCATCATCACGCAGGACCTGATGAAGTACGAGATCAAGGGCGAGGACGCGCAGGGCCGCATCATCGGCGAACATGCCGGTTGCGGGATCGGCCGGCCCGGCTTCTGGGACCGGGCCCGTTACTATGGCGAGGAAAAGCGGCTCGCAGAAGCGCTGGAGCAGCTCGAAAAGAGCAGGAGCGACAGGTGA
- a CDS encoding CpaD family pilus assembly protein gives MSLFTTRHDRTRPLSMLLRGGVAIALASSLAGCAKLHRDQIVTGAIHDRVEINHPITLGPKTTKLEMPILAGASSLTYDQRKVVEGFAEGWDPRSGGGYQILIPKGMPNSSAAEAVAGDMVQALTDIGVPSTMMAAYDYTPAMPGQSKLILLRTGLGAIPPVCGDYSENMIDNSENRHYRDFGCSTQANIAAMLDNPTDLLGPRRMSPPDIQARSNAIETYRDR, from the coding sequence ATGAGCCTCTTCACGACACGGCACGATCGGACCCGCCCCCTCAGCATGCTGCTGCGCGGCGGTGTCGCTATCGCTCTGGCATCCAGCCTTGCGGGTTGCGCAAAGCTGCACAGGGATCAGATTGTCACCGGTGCGATCCACGATCGGGTCGAGATCAATCATCCGATAACGCTTGGGCCCAAGACGACGAAGCTCGAAATGCCGATCCTAGCGGGCGCCTCCTCGCTGACCTATGATCAGCGCAAGGTTGTCGAGGGCTTTGCAGAAGGATGGGATCCCCGCTCCGGTGGCGGCTATCAGATATTGATTCCGAAAGGCATGCCCAATTCCAGCGCGGCAGAAGCCGTCGCCGGTGACATGGTGCAGGCGCTGACGGATATCGGTGTGCCGTCTACGATGATGGCCGCCTACGATTACACACCGGCAATGCCCGGGCAGTCCAAGCTCATACTTCTGCGGACCGGCCTTGGGGCAATCCCTCCGGTCTGCGGCGACTATTCGGAAAACATGATCGATAACAGCGAAAACCGGCACTATCGCGATTTCGGCTGCTCGACTCAGGCCAACATTGCGGCGATGCTGGACAATCCCACCGATTTGCTTGGTCCGCGCCGCATGAGCCCGCCGGATATTCAGGCGCGTTCCAACGCCATCGAAACCTATCGTGATCGTTAA
- a CDS encoding Flp family type IVb pilin, giving the protein MNKVFARFVKDESGATAIEYGLIAALIAVAIIGAVSAVGGSLTDRFNAISSAIDNPESAG; this is encoded by the coding sequence ATGAACAAGGTTTTTGCTCGCTTCGTCAAAGACGAATCCGGTGCAACCGCTATCGAGTACGGTCTGATTGCCGCTCTCATCGCAGTCGCCATCATTGGCGCGGTTTCGGCCGTAGGCGGTAGCTTGACCGATCGGTTCAACGCGATCTCTTCTGCTATCGACAACCCTGAGTCCGCTGGTTGA
- the mutM gene encoding bifunctional DNA-formamidopyrimidine glycosylase/DNA-(apurinic or apyrimidinic site) lyase, with product MPELPEVETVRRGLAPFVEGATILSVEARRPDLRFALPDDLNMLCAGHRVTGLGRRAKYLLFHLDSGISLISHLGMSGSWRIESGRQTLRPEQTYYPRGKPGAHDHLVFEMARDSEPTGRIIYNDPRRFGFLLQSPTGELASHPALAGLGIEPLGNALNGTELARLFRGRVSPLKSTLLDQRLIAGLGNIYVCEALWRARLSPKRKSGTIAGKANGSTERTERLAEAIKAVLKEAIEAGGSTLRDHIRADGTLGYFQHRFRVYDREGEACPRSDCTGTIRRIVQSGRSTFYCPSCQR from the coding sequence ATGCCAGAACTGCCGGAAGTGGAAACCGTTCGCCGCGGTCTCGCGCCTTTTGTCGAAGGCGCCACGATCCTCTCGGTCGAAGCACGCCGCCCCGATCTGCGGTTTGCACTGCCCGACGATCTGAACATGCTCTGCGCGGGTCATCGGGTGACCGGCCTCGGGCGACGTGCCAAATATCTTCTGTTTCATCTCGACAGCGGCATATCCCTGATCAGCCATCTCGGAATGAGCGGATCGTGGCGCATCGAAAGCGGTCGCCAGACTCTACGCCCGGAACAGACCTATTATCCCCGAGGCAAGCCGGGAGCGCATGACCACCTCGTCTTCGAGATGGCCAGGGACAGCGAGCCGACCGGACGGATCATCTACAATGACCCCCGTCGTTTCGGGTTTCTTCTCCAATCGCCAACCGGCGAACTGGCAAGCCACCCCGCGCTTGCCGGGCTTGGAATCGAGCCGCTGGGCAATGCGTTGAACGGGACTGAACTGGCACGCCTCTTCCGCGGCAGAGTTTCTCCGCTCAAATCCACCCTCCTCGACCAGAGGCTGATCGCTGGACTTGGTAACATCTATGTCTGCGAAGCACTCTGGCGGGCCCGCCTCTCCCCAAAGCGAAAATCGGGAACCATCGCCGGCAAGGCAAACGGTTCGACCGAACGGACCGAGCGGCTCGCCGAAGCTATCAAAGCCGTCCTGAAAGAAGCGATCGAGGCCGGCGGGTCGACTTTGCGCGATCATATCCGTGCGGATGGAACGCTCGGCTATTTCCAACATCGTTTCCGCGTCTATGATCGGGAAGGCGAAGCCTGCCCGCGTTCAGACTGCACGGGAACCATCCGGCGGATCGTCCAGAGCGGGCGGTCGACGTTCTACTGCCCCTCCTGCCAGCGATGA